One Novosphingobium sp. G106 DNA segment encodes these proteins:
- a CDS encoding VOC family protein: MIVHICFGTTDLERAGKFYDAIAKELGAARANATDTAIYWSKPGSGIGFAATIPYDGKPAHFGNGVMATIGAESQDQVDRMHAAALANGGSDEGAPGPRPNGMYCAYWRDPDGNKMNAVAMGG; encoded by the coding sequence ATGATCGTCCACATCTGTTTCGGCACGACCGATCTCGAACGCGCCGGCAAGTTCTACGATGCGATCGCCAAGGAACTCGGCGCGGCGCGCGCCAATGCCACGGACACGGCGATCTACTGGTCGAAGCCCGGCTCGGGCATCGGCTTCGCCGCGACGATTCCCTATGACGGCAAGCCCGCGCATTTCGGCAACGGCGTGATGGCGACGATCGGCGCCGAGAGCCAGGACCAGGTCGACCGTATGCACGCCGCCGCGCTCGCCAACGGCGGCAGCGACGAAGGCGCGCCCGGTCCGCGGCCCAACGGCATGTACTGCGCCTACTGGCGCGATCCCGACGGCAACAAGATGAACGCCGTCGCAATGGGCGGCTGA
- a CDS encoding cupin domain-containing protein — translation MAEARSLERFPLHLGLGASAVPQPEFTGFEWYADYAARHDGDGAEGRLVALHTFSESWTSWEMHPAGAEVVVCTAGEITLIQESPGGETASVTLRPGEYAINPPGTWHTADVANQATALFITSGLGTDHRPR, via the coding sequence ATGGCCGAGGCACGCTCGCTCGAACGCTTTCCGCTCCATCTAGGGCTGGGCGCAAGCGCCGTGCCGCAGCCCGAATTCACCGGCTTCGAATGGTACGCGGACTATGCCGCGCGCCATGACGGGGATGGGGCGGAGGGCCGCCTGGTCGCGCTCCACACGTTCAGCGAAAGCTGGACGAGTTGGGAAATGCACCCGGCTGGCGCCGAAGTGGTAGTCTGCACCGCGGGCGAGATCACGCTGATCCAAGAATCGCCGGGCGGCGAGACTGCCAGCGTCACGCTGCGCCCGGGCGAATATGCAATCAATCCCCCGGGCACCTGGCACACGGCGGACGTTGCCAATCAGGCGACGGCGCTGTTCATCACATCAGGGCTGGGCACCGATCACCGGCCGCGCTGA
- a CDS encoding MFS transporter, protein MADVETEVEVEKARLTQPGSTFAPFRYPAFRAIWIANLASNLGSMIQSVAAAWLMTDLTTSHRMIALVQASATIPIMLFGIFAGAIADNYDRRRVMLAAQIGMLLTSALLALMSWAGLITPYLLLAFTLTVGIGTALNSPAWQASVRQQVGLTDLPQAISLNTISFNLARSVGPALGGLLISLWNVSLAFAINAASFIAMIVVLWRWRPTFPPIERKPMLPAIAYGLKFCFNSSPLRRVLIRGCAFGFGVAGYQALVPAAVRDRLHGSELQFGLMLGLFGIGSITAALFIGKVRRRFGVEAVLAAATLSFVLAQSVLAEASSVYQALPAAFLAGGGWVLSLTSLNVAMQMRSPEAIIGRCLSIYQAATFGGMALGSWAWGTLADVRDLPFALHSASIFLVVMLIVGRIVAPMPRPDEGRVS, encoded by the coding sequence GTGGCCGACGTCGAAACCGAAGTGGAAGTGGAAAAGGCGCGGCTGACGCAGCCGGGCTCCACGTTCGCGCCGTTCCGCTATCCGGCCTTCCGTGCCATCTGGATCGCCAACCTCGCCTCGAACCTCGGCTCGATGATCCAGTCGGTCGCCGCGGCCTGGCTGATGACCGATCTGACCACATCGCACCGGATGATCGCGCTGGTCCAGGCCTCGGCAACGATCCCGATCATGCTGTTCGGCATCTTCGCCGGCGCCATCGCCGACAACTACGATCGCCGCCGCGTGATGCTGGCGGCGCAAATCGGCATGCTGCTGACCTCGGCGTTGCTCGCGCTGATGAGCTGGGCCGGGCTGATCACGCCTTACCTGCTGCTCGCCTTCACGCTCACGGTCGGGATCGGCACGGCGCTCAACTCCCCCGCCTGGCAGGCTTCGGTGCGCCAGCAGGTGGGCCTGACCGATCTGCCGCAGGCGATCTCGCTGAACACGATCTCGTTCAACCTGGCGCGCAGCGTCGGGCCGGCGCTGGGCGGCCTGCTGATCTCGCTGTGGAACGTCAGCCTGGCCTTCGCGATCAACGCGGCGAGCTTCATCGCCATGATCGTCGTGCTTTGGCGCTGGCGGCCGACTTTCCCGCCCATCGAGCGCAAGCCGATGCTTCCGGCCATCGCTTATGGCCTCAAGTTCTGCTTCAACTCGTCGCCGCTGCGGCGCGTGCTGATACGCGGCTGTGCCTTCGGCTTCGGTGTCGCCGGCTACCAGGCACTTGTCCCGGCGGCCGTGCGCGACCGGCTTCATGGCAGCGAATTGCAGTTCGGACTGATGCTCGGCTTGTTCGGCATCGGTTCGATCACCGCGGCGCTGTTCATCGGCAAGGTGCGGCGGCGTTTCGGCGTCGAAGCGGTCCTCGCGGCCGCGACGCTGTCTTTCGTTCTCGCCCAGTCGGTGCTGGCGGAGGCAAGTTCGGTCTATCAGGCGCTGCCCGCGGCCTTCCTCGCCGGCGGTGGCTGGGTCCTGTCGTTGACCAGCCTCAACGTCGCGATGCAGATGCGTTCGCCCGAGGCGATCATCGGCCGCTGCCTGTCGATCTATCAGGCGGCGACCTTCGGCGGCATGGCGCTCGGTTCCTGGGCCTGGGGGACGCTGGCCGATGTCCGTGACCTGCCATTCGCGCTGCATTCCGCCTCGATCTTCCTGGTCGTGATGCTGATCGTCGGCCGGATCGTCGCGCCGATGCCCAGGCCCGACGAAGGCCGGGTTAGCTAA
- a CDS encoding DUF2141 domain-containing protein has product MIDLRSNKGEVLACLTARPDTFPECNRDPHARTLKIAAARSIVLDFGLVPEGRYAISLFHDENGNGKLDKRLMIPREGYGFSRNAPVMMGPPRFASAVFAVGAAGHHETIRMRYIF; this is encoded by the coding sequence GTGATCGACCTGCGATCGAACAAGGGCGAGGTTCTCGCCTGCCTGACAGCACGCCCCGATACCTTCCCCGAATGTAATCGCGATCCCCATGCGAGGACGCTCAAGATCGCCGCGGCAAGGAGCATCGTGCTCGATTTCGGCCTGGTTCCGGAAGGCCGCTACGCCATCTCGCTGTTCCACGACGAGAACGGTAACGGCAAGCTCGACAAGCGACTGATGATTCCGCGCGAGGGTTATGGCTTTTCGCGGAACGCACCGGTCATGATGGGGCCGCCGCGCTTCGCCAGCGCCGTCTTCGCCGTCGGCGCGGCCGGTCATCACGAGACCATCAGGATGCGTTACATATTTTGA
- a CDS encoding DEAD/DEAH box helicase, which yields MSYFSDLGLAEPILRALGTKGYSDPTPIQQQAIPALLEGRDILGIAQTGTGKTAAFSLPSLHRLAANPKPRQNASCRMLVLSPTRELAAQIAENMRGYAKYLNLSVQCIFGGVPVGKQARALVGGTDILVATPGRLLDLIDQRALTLRNVEIFVLDEADQMMDLGFIVPLKRVAAMLPKERQSLFFSATMPKAIADLGKQFINNPVRVEVAPQATTAERVEQYAIHINQSEKQALLTISLRKGLQSQEIDRALVFTRTKHGADRVVRHLNAAGVNAAAIHGNKSQAQRTAALGAFRQGSTPVLVATDIAARGIDVSGVSHVFNFELPNVPEQYVHRIGRTARAGADGVSVSFVAPDEKPYLRDIERLTRVTLASLPLPESFLAEAAKLPAPSRKPEEQARDARRDERDARGRGGPGGRGGERRNNNVSRGGQSRDGQSRDQHARNERIARDRNGERGPVFNPLGNEARGTVEARAPRPEGERRPARPEGDRRPARPEGDRRPARPEGEGGQRREFRRRGSSGGQGGFRGSRAG from the coding sequence ATGTCCTATTTTTCCGACCTTGGTCTGGCCGAGCCCATTCTCCGCGCGCTTGGCACCAAGGGCTATTCCGATCCCACCCCGATTCAGCAGCAGGCGATCCCCGCGCTGCTCGAAGGCCGCGACATCCTCGGCATCGCGCAGACCGGCACCGGCAAGACCGCAGCTTTCTCACTGCCCTCGCTGCACCGCCTCGCCGCCAACCCCAAGCCGCGCCAGAACGCCTCGTGCCGCATGCTGGTGCTTTCGCCCACGCGTGAGCTCGCCGCCCAGATCGCCGAGAACATGCGCGGCTATGCCAAGTACCTGAACCTTTCGGTCCAGTGCATCTTCGGCGGCGTGCCCGTCGGCAAGCAGGCACGCGCCCTCGTCGGCGGCACCGACATCCTAGTTGCCACGCCCGGCCGCCTGCTCGACTTGATCGACCAGCGCGCGCTGACCCTGCGCAACGTCGAGATCTTCGTGCTCGACGAAGCCGACCAGATGATGGACCTCGGCTTCATCGTGCCGCTGAAGCGTGTCGCTGCCATGCTGCCCAAGGAACGCCAGAGCCTGTTCTTCTCGGCGACGATGCCCAAGGCGATCGCCGATCTCGGCAAGCAGTTCATCAACAACCCGGTGCGCGTCGAAGTCGCCCCTCAGGCGACCACCGCCGAGCGCGTCGAGCAGTATGCGATCCACATCAACCAGTCCGAGAAGCAGGCGCTGCTGACGATCTCGCTGCGCAAGGGCCTGCAGTCGCAGGAAATCGACCGGGCGCTGGTCTTCACTCGCACCAAGCACGGCGCTGATCGCGTCGTGCGGCACCTGAACGCCGCCGGCGTCAACGCCGCCGCGATCCACGGCAACAAGAGCCAGGCGCAGCGCACTGCCGCGCTTGGCGCTTTCCGCCAGGGTTCGACTCCGGTGCTCGTCGCGACCGATATCGCCGCGCGCGGCATCGACGTCTCGGGCGTCAGCCACGTCTTCAACTTCGAGCTGCCCAACGTCCCCGAGCAGTACGTCCACCGCATCGGCCGCACCGCGCGTGCCGGCGCCGATGGCGTCTCGGTGAGCTTCGTTGCCCCTGACGAGAAGCCCTACCTGCGCGACATCGAGCGGCTGACCCGTGTCACGCTCGCCTCGCTGCCGCTGCCCGAGTCCTTCCTCGCCGAAGCCGCCAAGTTGCCCGCACCGTCGCGCAAGCCTGAGGAGCAGGCCCGCGACGCCCGCCGCGACGAGCGCGATGCGCGCGGTCGTGGTGGTCCCGGCGGTCGTGGCGGCGAAAGGCGCAACAACAACGTCAGCCGCGGCGGCCAGAGCCGCGACGGCCAGTCGCGCGACCAGCACGCCCGCAACGAGCGCATCGCCCGCGACCGCAACGGCGAGCGCGGCCCGGTGTTCAACCCGCTCGGCAACGAAGCACGCGGTACCGTCGAAGCGCGTGCGCCGCGTCCTGAGGGCGAGCGTCGTCCCGCCCGTCCCGAGGGCGATCGCCGTCCGGCGCGCCCCGAAGGGGATCGCCGTCCGGCTCGGCCCGAGGGCGAAGGCGGCCAGCGCCGCGAGTTTCGCCGCCGCGGTAGTAGTGGCGGTCAGGGCGGCTTCCGCGGCAGCCGCGCCGGCTAA
- a CDS encoding DUF4198 domain-containing protein — protein sequence MNIAMRVTTTMIAAFTLSVPALAHMPYVEPGLFDIGERKAVTIEASFTEDAFRPDIAMKDAPFDITAPDGKVTKLGAPTLLTDRAVIEAPVAGDGVYRLSSGQRLGRMGKIFRAGTEWKMVGEEGAAPAGTEVAAVQSTTLADAYVLRGKPTTPGALTPRGTALEIHPLADPTALGATAPAQFEILYDGKPLAGASVALFREAGLYDGKKEVADVKTDAAGRFSVTPPDAGRYLLLVRHRAAAPAGSPAPFYSYTVTLAFEAG from the coding sequence ATGAACATTGCGATGCGCGTAACGACGACCATGATCGCGGCCTTTACGCTATCGGTGCCGGCACTCGCCCACATGCCCTATGTCGAGCCCGGCCTGTTCGACATAGGCGAGCGCAAGGCGGTGACGATCGAGGCCTCGTTCACCGAAGACGCCTTCCGCCCCGACATCGCGATGAAGGATGCGCCTTTCGATATCACCGCCCCCGACGGAAAGGTCACCAAGCTCGGCGCGCCGACGCTGCTGACCGACCGCGCGGTGATCGAAGCGCCAGTCGCGGGCGATGGTGTCTACCGCCTCTCCTCGGGCCAGCGGCTCGGCCGCATGGGCAAGATCTTCCGCGCGGGGACCGAGTGGAAAATGGTCGGCGAGGAAGGCGCCGCGCCGGCCGGCACCGAAGTGGCCGCCGTGCAAAGCACAACGCTCGCCGACGCCTATGTCCTGCGCGGCAAGCCCACCACGCCGGGCGCATTGACCCCGCGCGGAACTGCGCTGGAGATCCACCCGCTCGCCGATCCGACCGCGCTCGGCGCGACCGCCCCAGCGCAGTTCGAGATACTCTACGACGGCAAGCCGCTCGCCGGCGCCAGCGTCGCGCTGTTCCGTGAGGCCGGACTCTACGACGGCAAGAAGGAAGTCGCCGACGTCAAGACCGACGCCGCCGGCCGCTTCTCGGTCACCCCGCCCGACGCCGGGCGCTACCTGCTGCTCGTCCGCCACCGGGCCGCGGCGCCCGCCGGATCGCCCGCGCCGTTCTACAGCTATACGGTGACGCTGGCTTTCGAAGCCGGCTAA
- a CDS encoding DUF1289 domain-containing protein, which produces MLGTCKCFCVSRPPPCISVCRIDPATGWCEGCARTLQEIADWPMLSVREKDTLLIRLAERTKTAQ; this is translated from the coding sequence GTGCTAGGGACGTGCAAATGTTTCTGCGTCAGCCGCCCTCCCCCCTGCATCAGCGTCTGCCGGATCGATCCGGCGACGGGCTGGTGCGAGGGCTGCGCGCGCACGCTTCAAGAAATCGCCGACTGGCCGATGCTGAGCGTACGCGAGAAGGACACGCTGTTGATCCGGCTGGCCGAGCGCACCAAGACTGCTCAGTAG
- a CDS encoding pyridoxamine 5'-phosphate oxidase family protein — MPSRRELIRMTPEEVRAYLLSQRRIILVTNGPDGMPHPVPMNYGLDDESRILITSFRKAQKVTNLERDPRATLLVESGETYAELKSVIAYADAEIVTDPDQIAAGMARINADAQLSGSISGAMSEQVRASIAKRVLLRFTPFRTVSWDHGKLGTFY, encoded by the coding sequence ATGCCGTCACGCCGTGAGCTGATCCGCATGACGCCCGAGGAGGTCCGTGCCTACCTGCTGTCACAGCGGCGGATCATCCTGGTCACCAACGGCCCCGACGGCATGCCGCATCCGGTGCCGATGAATTACGGGCTCGACGACGAAAGCCGCATCCTGATCACCAGCTTCCGCAAGGCGCAGAAGGTGACGAATCTCGAACGCGATCCGCGCGCGACCTTGCTCGTCGAAAGCGGCGAGACCTATGCCGAGCTCAAGTCGGTGATCGCCTATGCCGATGCCGAGATCGTGACCGACCCGGACCAGATCGCCGCGGGCATGGCGCGGATCAATGCCGACGCGCAGCTTTCGGGCAGCATCAGCGGCGCGATGAGCGAACAGGTCCGGGCGTCGATCGCCAAGCGCGTGCTGCTGCGCTTCACCCCGTTCCGCACGGTCAGCTGGGACCACGGCAAGCTGGGTACGTTCTACTGA
- a CDS encoding dicarboxylate/amino acid:cation symporter — protein MAVFAQEPGPAVAPPRSQPWYRHLYVQVLIAIAAGVLLGHFFPATGEAMKPLGDAFIKAVKMIIAPVIFLTVVTGIAGMRDLSRVGRVAAKAFAYFLTFSTLALIVGLIVANVVRPGAGLHIDPATLDAGSVAQYSKQAHETTVTGFLLAIIPQTVLSGLSEGNVLQTLFIAILFGVSLASVGARGQRVLAALEELATILFKLVAIVMKAAPIGAFGAMAFTIGAFGIGTLANLAALVATFYFTSLLFVLVVLGSVARLAGFSILKLIFYLKDELLLVLGTSSSESALPSLIEKMERAGCPKSVVGLVVPTGYSFNLDGTNIYMTLAALFIAQATGVELTLGQQLLFLSVAMLSSKGAAGVTGSGFITLAATLSIVPSVPVAGMALILGVDRFMSECRSLTNFIGNAVATVVVSRWERALDRDQFDAALAGRLPSVDQLPPEMVSAE, from the coding sequence ATGGCAGTTTTCGCGCAAGAACCGGGTCCTGCCGTGGCGCCCCCGCGATCGCAGCCCTGGTACCGCCACCTCTACGTCCAGGTGCTGATCGCCATCGCCGCCGGCGTGTTGCTCGGCCACTTCTTCCCCGCGACGGGCGAGGCGATGAAGCCGCTGGGCGACGCCTTCATCAAGGCGGTCAAGATGATCATCGCGCCGGTGATCTTCCTGACCGTGGTGACCGGCATCGCCGGCATGCGCGACCTGTCGCGCGTCGGCCGGGTCGCGGCCAAGGCCTTCGCCTATTTTCTGACCTTCTCGACCCTGGCGCTGATCGTCGGCCTGATCGTCGCCAACGTGGTTCGGCCAGGCGCCGGGCTGCATATCGATCCGGCGACGCTCGATGCCGGATCGGTCGCGCAGTACAGCAAGCAGGCGCATGAGACGACGGTGACCGGCTTCCTCCTCGCGATCATCCCCCAGACGGTGCTGTCAGGGCTGAGCGAAGGCAACGTCCTGCAGACGCTGTTCATCGCCATCCTGTTCGGGGTGAGCCTCGCCTCCGTCGGCGCGCGCGGCCAGCGCGTGCTGGCAGCGCTCGAGGAACTGGCGACGATCCTGTTCAAGCTCGTCGCGATCGTGATGAAAGCGGCGCCGATCGGTGCCTTCGGCGCGATGGCCTTCACCATCGGCGCTTTCGGCATCGGCACGCTGGCCAACCTCGCCGCGCTGGTCGCGACCTTCTATTTCACCTCGCTGCTGTTCGTCCTGGTGGTGCTGGGCAGCGTCGCCCGGCTCGCCGGCTTCTCGATCCTCAAGCTGATCTTCTACCTCAAGGACGAGCTGCTGCTGGTGCTCGGCACCTCTTCGTCGGAAAGCGCGCTGCCCTCGCTGATCGAGAAGATGGAGCGCGCGGGCTGCCCGAAGTCGGTGGTCGGCCTCGTCGTGCCGACCGGCTATTCGTTCAACCTCGACGGCACCAATATCTACATGACGCTCGCCGCGCTGTTCATCGCTCAGGCAACGGGTGTGGAGCTGACGCTGGGCCAGCAACTCCTGTTTCTTTCGGTGGCGATGCTGAGCTCGAAAGGCGCGGCCGGAGTGACCGGATCGGGCTTCATCACCCTGGCGGCGACGCTGTCGATCGTGCCAAGCGTGCCAGTCGCCGGCATGGCTCTGATCCTAGGCGTCGACCGCTTCATGTCCGAATGCCGTAGCCTGACCAATTTCATCGGCAATGCTGTGGCGACCGTGGTCGTCTCCCGCTGGGAACGCGCGCTCGACCGGGACCAGTTCGACGCTGCGCTGGCCGGCCGATTGCCGAGCGTCGATCAGCTGCCGCCGGAGATGGTCTCGGCAGAGTGA
- a CDS encoding thioredoxin family protein, with translation MKRQILFNSMAAVLLAAGATSAIAGPGPRVSIASIDGLHQPLPLPYDEAADADRQVAAAKARARAEGKKLLIDLGGNWCPDCRVLAGIIALPEVSAFVRRHYVFVTVDIGRLDKNTQIARHYGIDRLKGVPALLVVDPRSDRLVNADRIFALSDARHMTPQALADWLAQWV, from the coding sequence ATGAAACGCCAGATCCTGTTCAATTCCATGGCCGCCGTTTTGCTGGCCGCGGGCGCGACGAGCGCGATCGCTGGACCCGGCCCGCGTGTAAGCATCGCTAGCATCGACGGACTGCACCAGCCGCTGCCGCTGCCTTACGACGAGGCGGCCGACGCAGATCGTCAGGTCGCAGCCGCCAAGGCGCGGGCAAGGGCCGAAGGCAAGAAGCTGCTGATCGACCTCGGCGGAAACTGGTGCCCCGACTGCCGCGTCCTGGCCGGCATCATTGCACTCCCCGAGGTCAGTGCCTTTGTCCGGCGGCACTACGTGTTCGTCACCGTCGATATAGGCCGGCTGGACAAGAACACCCAGATCGCCAGGCACTATGGGATCGACCGGCTGAAAGGCGTGCCCGCGCTGCTCGTCGTTGACCCAAGGTCCGACAGGCTGGTCAACGCCGACCGCATCTTCGCGCTGTCGGACGCGCGGCACATGACCCCGCAGGCCCTGGCCGACTGGTTGGCGCAGTGGGTCTAA
- a CDS encoding MmcB family DNA repair protein, translating into MAESDSPLAVPSSGEERRALAVARGICRLFARNDTWCLAEMPLRCGRRADLMGVDAKGRIIIVEIKVSRADLLGDGKWPDYLDYCDRFYWGLPPELDRAPLETPMFLPERCGVIVADGYDAEILRPAPLVPLAAARRKVETERLARASLRRLVTGADPHTLQWGIEG; encoded by the coding sequence ATGGCCGAATCCGATTCCCCCCTCGCAGTCCCTTCATCCGGCGAAGAACGCCGCGCGCTGGCGGTGGCGCGAGGCATCTGCCGGCTCTTCGCGCGCAACGATACCTGGTGCCTGGCCGAGATGCCGCTGCGCTGCGGCCGCCGTGCGGACCTGATGGGTGTCGACGCCAAGGGCCGGATCATCATCGTCGAGATCAAGGTGAGCCGCGCCGACCTGCTCGGCGATGGCAAGTGGCCCGACTATCTCGACTATTGCGACCGGTTCTACTGGGGCCTGCCGCCCGAGCTCGACCGCGCCCCGCTCGAGACGCCGATGTTCCTGCCCGAGCGTTGCGGCGTGATCGTCGCCGACGGCTACGACGCCGAGATCCTGCGCCCCGCCCCGCTGGTCCCGCTCGCCGCAGCGCGGCGCAAGGTGGAGACCGAACGCCTCGCCCGCGCTTCGCTGCGCCGGCTCGTCACCGGGGCCGACCCGCATACGCTGCAGTGGGGGATCGAGGGCTAG
- a CDS encoding MFS transporter — MVTGSTGSGFGELRQHWRVLPPCTLGIMLCSTHGYSLGVMIPAVEREFGWPRAEISMGMMIISMIALFAAPLVGMATDRVGPRRIALAGILLFSFALAMLSAATSLVSWWLLWVLVGAGNMLILPTVWTKAINFYFDANRGIALALALCGTGVAAAFVPSLTNGLVEHFGWRQAYVGLGVIGAAVTFLPAWFLFHVPSGNDQPKPGAVAPPKQIQGVSARDGFAQPRFLKLAGATLLFSVTICALTTNLVPVLLSRDMTAATAAGIAGLLGIGSITGRLVGGFLLDRFDAAKVAAASVVMPVATVLLLLAFPSTGVAALACLILGLAVGTEVDCCAYLAARHFGLRAFGTLFGTMNGLMLFGNGIAPVLANYCYDVTKSYDIVLWVQIPACLGTAILFLVLGPYPDLDSEEAPPQAALTDPATA, encoded by the coding sequence ATGGTTACGGGCAGCACGGGATCGGGATTCGGAGAGCTGCGCCAGCATTGGCGGGTGCTCCCTCCGTGCACGCTCGGTATCATGCTCTGTTCGACCCACGGCTATTCGCTGGGGGTGATGATCCCGGCGGTAGAGCGCGAGTTCGGCTGGCCGCGCGCCGAGATCTCGATGGGCATGATGATCATCTCGATGATCGCGCTGTTCGCCGCGCCGCTCGTCGGCATGGCCACCGATCGTGTCGGCCCGCGCCGGATCGCGCTGGCCGGCATCCTGCTGTTCAGCTTCGCATTGGCCATGCTCTCTGCCGCGACCAGCCTCGTCTCGTGGTGGCTGCTCTGGGTGCTCGTGGGCGCGGGCAACATGCTGATCCTGCCCACGGTCTGGACCAAGGCGATCAACTTCTACTTCGACGCCAACCGCGGGATCGCCCTGGCGCTGGCGCTCTGCGGTACGGGCGTCGCTGCGGCCTTCGTGCCCTCGCTGACCAATGGCCTGGTCGAGCACTTCGGCTGGCGGCAGGCCTATGTCGGGCTCGGCGTGATCGGCGCGGCGGTGACTTTTCTGCCAGCCTGGTTCCTGTTCCACGTGCCGTCGGGCAACGACCAGCCGAAACCCGGCGCGGTCGCACCGCCGAAACAGATCCAGGGCGTCTCGGCCCGCGACGGCTTCGCCCAGCCGCGCTTCCTCAAGCTGGCGGGGGCCACCCTGCTGTTCTCGGTGACGATCTGCGCGCTGACCACCAACCTCGTCCCCGTCCTGCTCTCGCGCGACATGACCGCGGCGACGGCGGCGGGCATTGCCGGGCTGCTCGGCATCGGCTCGATCACGGGGCGGCTGGTCGGCGGCTTCCTGCTCGACCGCTTCGACGCGGCGAAAGTCGCGGCAGCGAGCGTGGTGATGCCGGTGGCGACCGTCCTGCTGCTGCTCGCCTTCCCGAGCACCGGCGTCGCGGCGCTGGCCTGCCTGATCCTGGGCCTCGCCGTCGGCACCGAAGTCGACTGCTGCGCCTACCTCGCCGCGCGCCACTTCGGCCTGCGCGCCTTCGGCACATTGTTCGGGACGATGAACGGGCTGATGCTGTTCGGCAACGGCATCGCGCCGGTCCTGGCCAACTACTGCTACGACGTGACCAAGAGCTACGACATCGTGCTTTGGGTGCAGATCCCCGCCTGCCTGGGCACGGCGATCCTGTTCCTCGTGCTCGGCCCTTATCCGGACCTCGACTCGGAAGAAGCCCCGCCACAGGCCGCTCTGACGGATCCGGCGACGGCTTAA
- a CDS encoding PEPxxWA-CTERM sorting domain-containing protein, giving the protein MRVVTILAAAVALWAMPASAAVLYPNISVNVAAFGVGTRIEFALLDPLPPGTQLNFPRFNQYASYKLVWAGDHTTSAEYTPLFNYEFVTRIVEQTPTSFIIDYGATGDYADCGPSSVIGEVCGFVHEGFSNSSNYPVTTPDFSQTLNIPLRYTLITRTGAEYNPTIMPPEAVPEPATWALMIMGIGLAGSAMRRRQRHAVSYKFV; this is encoded by the coding sequence ATGCGAGTCGTGACGATACTGGCGGCGGCAGTCGCACTATGGGCGATGCCGGCGAGTGCGGCGGTTCTATATCCTAACATTTCGGTGAACGTCGCAGCGTTCGGCGTCGGCACAAGGATTGAATTTGCCCTGCTCGATCCGCTGCCGCCCGGCACGCAACTGAACTTTCCCAGGTTTAATCAATACGCCTCGTACAAATTGGTTTGGGCCGGTGATCACACCACCTCCGCAGAGTACACTCCCTTGTTTAATTATGAATTCGTAACTCGGATTGTTGAGCAGACACCAACCAGCTTCATAATTGATTACGGCGCAACCGGAGACTATGCAGATTGTGGTCCATCATCTGTAATAGGCGAAGTCTGCGGGTTTGTGCACGAGGGATTTTCAAATTCTTCTAACTACCCGGTCACGACTCCCGACTTCAGCCAAACACTAAACATACCATTGCGCTACACACTTATCACGCGCACCGGAGCTGAATATAATCCGACGATTATGCCACCCGAAGCCGTACCAGAGCCGGCGACATGGGCGCTGATGATCATGGGAATCGGACTTGCGGGAAGTGCGATGCGGCGCCGGCAGCGTCACGCGGTAAGCTATAAGTTTGTCTGA